The following coding sequences lie in one Saccopteryx bilineata isolate mSacBil1 chromosome 5, mSacBil1_pri_phased_curated, whole genome shotgun sequence genomic window:
- the DRD5 gene encoding D(1B) dopamine receptor: protein MLLPGRNGTAYWARFGQQQQQAPGGALEGSEGAALLGPAQVVTAGLLTLLIVWTLLGNLLVCTAIVRSRHLRAKMTNVFIVSLAVSDLFVALLVMPWKAVAEVAGYWPFGAFCDVWVAFDIMCSTASILNLCVISVDRYWAISRPFRYQRKMTQRVALVMVGVAWTLSILVSFLPVQFHWHREKAGSWGALDPPSNLANGTPWEETGELEVRAENCDSSLNRTYAISSSLISFYIPVAIMIVTYTRIYRIAKVQIRKISSLERAVEHAQGCQSRAACAPGASLRASIRKETKVLKTLSVIMGVFVCCWLPFFILNCLVPFCSGPPEGPGAGLPCVSETTFDVFVWFGWANSSLNPIIYAFNADFRKVFARLLGCSHLCSCAQVETVDISNELVSYNQNTVFHQEITAVYSHMIPNAVTPGGGEVDDGEEGPFHRMSQMSQASPGGGPAAESVWELD from the coding sequence ATGCTGCTGCCGGGGCGCAATGGAACCGCGTACTGGGCGCGGTtcgggcagcagcagcagcaggctcCCGGAGGCGCCCTGGAGGGCTCAGAGGGGGCGGCACTGCTAGGGCCAGCGCAGGTGGTCACCGCTGGCCTGCTGACCCTGCTCATCGTGTGGACCCTGCTGGGAAACCTGCTGGTATGCACGGCCATCGTGCGCAGCCGCCACTTGCGCGCCAAGATGACCAACGTTTTCATTGTGTCTCTGGCTGTGTCTGACCTCTTCGTTGCACTGCTGGTCATGCCCTGGAAGGCTgttgctgaggtggctggttacTGGCCCTTTGGGGCCTTCTGCGACGTCTGGGTGGCCTTCGACATCATGTGCTCCACCGCCTCCATCCTCAACCTGTGCGTCATCAGCGTGGACCGCTACTGGGCCATCTCTAGGCCCTTCCGCTACCAGCGCAAGATGACCCAGCGCGTGGCCCTGGTCATGGTGGGCGTCGCCTGGACCCTGTCCATCCTCGTCTCCTTCCTTCCAGTCCAATTCCATTGGCACAGGGAAAAAGCCGGCTCCTGGGGCGCGTTGGACCCACCATCCAACCTGGCCAACGGGACGCCCTGGGAGGAAACTGGGGAGCTTGAGGTGAGGGCGGAGAACTGTGACTCTAGCCTGAACCGAACTTACGCAATCTCCTCCTCGCTCATTAGCTTCTACATCCCCGTGGCCATCATGATAGTGACCTACACACGCATCTATCGCATCGCCAAGGTGCAGATCCGTAAGATTTCCTCCCTGGAGAGGGCTGTGGAGCATGCGCAGGGCTGCCAGAGCCGCGCGGCCTGTGCACCGGGTGCCAGCCTGCGAGCATCTATCAGGAAGGAGACCAAGGTGCTCAAGACCCTGTCGGTGATCATGGGGGTCTTCGTGTGCTGCTGGCTGCCCTTCTTCATCCTCAACTGCCTGGTTCCCTTCTGCAGCGGACCCCCGGAGGGCCCTGGCGCGGGCTTGCCCTGTGTCAGCGAGACCACTTTCGATGTCTTCGTCTGGTTCGGCTGGGCCAACTCCTCCCTCAACCCCATCATCTACGCCTTCAACGCTGACTTCCGGAAGGTGTTTGCCCGGCTGCTGGGGTGCAGCCACCTCTGCTCCTGCGCCCAGGTGGAAACAGTGGACATCAGCAATGAGCTCGTCTCCTACAACCAGAACACGGTCTTCCACCAGGAGATCACCGCCGTCTACAGCCACATGATCCCCAACGCTGTGACCCCGGGGGGCGGGGAGGTGGACGATGGGGAGGAGGGCCCTTTCCATCGTATGTCCCAGATGTCTCAGGCATCCCCAGGTGGTGGCCCTGCTGCTGAGTCTGTCTGGGAACTAGACTGA